In Candidatus Sulfurimonas marisnigri, a single genomic region encodes these proteins:
- a CDS encoding sensor domain-containing diguanylate cyclase: protein MISKLIPKTSKYHYRFILILLFVFVGFIISAVSIFVSGYYQLNAIHKEFETSAKNTLFYKKEFIRSQTNNFKNYLTAVEQTSEFEAFIRNDLQDINQTKEHITSIMMAITHSNPIIMQFRFIDNNGYESIRIERDSSGSVPYEIDKKNLQNKAERYYFKETKNIEKDRVWFSNVDLNIEHGKIVQPIVPTLRVAKAYYVNNEFKGILIINIFMKKILEEATASELFNMAIIDKDSYTLYNNHNGCDESKRKWTRYLYNDKGISCSIKEYKNNFFLNLFFQTKESYIEISDIIENGEGLKIVLEEKTQKLIEHTKDIIDYILVMSIIVFGISFPIAIILSRYPLRLHEKLEKFKNNLVNKIDIIDKFVCMSRTDIDGNIIEVSTAFAKLTGYSRDELIGKNHRILKSEETPVSFHQNMWRTILHGKNWTGILKNIRKNGDEYWIRNNITPIIENEKITGFTSIIENITSQKLIEEISIKDELTQAYNRRFFNQMFHKELRRARRNGKMFCVAMFDIDYFKKYNDTYGHIKGDEALQKVVAQVSLKLQRPSDYLFRIGGEEFIVIYSDEQSFDEAKIFSSEILMSVKNLNIEHTSSLTDDVLTISLGLLNVTPDCKMDESAILKRVDELLYIAKKAGRNQLVSEEC from the coding sequence TTGATATCAAAACTTATTCCTAAAACAAGTAAATACCACTACCGTTTTATTCTTATCTTACTATTTGTTTTTGTTGGTTTTATTATCTCAGCTGTCTCTATATTTGTAAGTGGTTATTACCAACTAAACGCAATTCATAAAGAGTTTGAAACTTCTGCAAAAAATACTCTTTTTTATAAGAAAGAGTTTATACGCTCACAGACTAATAACTTTAAAAACTATCTTACTGCGGTGGAACAAACTTCAGAGTTTGAAGCTTTTATACGTAATGATTTACAAGATATAAACCAGACAAAAGAGCATATTACCAGTATTATGATGGCTATTACCCACTCAAACCCAATAATAATGCAGTTTAGATTTATTGACAATAATGGATATGAGTCAATCAGAATTGAGAGAGACTCATCTGGTAGTGTGCCTTATGAAATAGATAAAAAAAATCTTCAAAATAAAGCAGAGCGCTATTACTTTAAAGAGACAAAAAATATTGAAAAAGATAGAGTTTGGTTTTCAAATGTAGACCTAAATATTGAACATGGCAAAATTGTGCAGCCAATTGTTCCAACACTGCGAGTAGCTAAAGCATACTATGTCAACAATGAGTTCAAAGGTATTTTAATCATTAATATTTTCATGAAAAAGATTTTAGAAGAAGCTACTGCGTCAGAACTTTTCAATATGGCTATAATTGACAAAGACTCTTATACCCTGTACAACAACCATAATGGATGCGATGAAAGCAAAAGAAAATGGACAAGATACCTTTATAACGATAAAGGCATCAGTTGTTCAATAAAAGAATACAAGAATAACTTTTTTTTAAATTTGTTTTTTCAGACAAAAGAGTCTTATATTGAAATATCTGACATAATTGAGAATGGTGAAGGGTTAAAAATCGTACTAGAAGAGAAAACTCAAAAGCTTATTGAGCACACAAAAGATATAATAGATTATATTTTAGTTATGAGTATAATAGTTTTCGGCATATCTTTTCCAATTGCCATAATACTATCGCGATATCCGCTAAGGCTTCATGAAAAGCTGGAGAAGTTTAAAAACAATTTAGTGAATAAAATAGATATTATAGACAAGTTTGTATGCATGTCTAGAACCGATATTGACGGAAATATCATTGAAGTCAGCACAGCCTTTGCAAAGCTAACAGGCTACAGCAGAGATGAGCTTATTGGAAAAAACCACCGTATTTTAAAGAGTGAAGAGACTCCTGTATCATTTCATCAAAATATGTGGCGTACTATTTTGCATGGCAAAAATTGGACGGGCATTTTAAAAAATATACGCAAAAACGGAGATGAGTATTGGATAAGAAACAATATTACCCCGATAATCGAGAATGAAAAAATAACCGGCTTTACCTCAATTATAGAAAATATAACCAGTCAAAAACTCATCGAAGAGATCTCTATAAAAGATGAACTGACACAAGCTTATAATCGCCGTTTCTTTAACCAGATGTTCCACAAAGAGCTCAGACGTGCAAGACGTAACGGCAAAATGTTTTGTGTGGCAATGTTTGATATAGACTATTTTAAAAAATATAATGACACCTACGGACATATAAAAGGGGATGAAGCATTGCAAAAAGTGGTTGCTCAGGTCTCTCTTAAACTGCAACGCCCAAGTGACTACCTTTTTAGAATCGGGGGAGAGGAGTTTATTGTCATCTATTCCGATGAGCAAAGCTTTGATGAGGCAAAAATATTTTCTTCAGAGATACTGATGTCGGTAAAAAACCTTAATATAGAGCACACTTCGAGCCTAACCGACGATGTTCTCACCATATCTTTGGGACTTTTAAATGTAACACCAGATTGCAAAATGGATGAGAGCGCAATTTTAAAACGTGTTGATGAACTTCTCTACATTGCAAAAAAGGCCGGACGGAA
- a CDS encoding cobyric acid synthase: MIKQNTKLNSLSIFGTSSNAGKSTLSFAITYLLNHRGIKVAPFKAQNVSNNSQVTDDGGEIAIPQFFAAEAIGLKTTTNMNPILLKSGGKSRAHVIVNGKSVANKDVLEYYRDINILKPHVKKAFLKLQDEYECIVAEGAGSPVELNLMDKDLSNIYIANTFNTKIIIVADIQKGGVFASIYGVYKLLPKKLRKNVIGVIVNKFQGDMSLFDEGRIIIEKKFGIKVLGVVPFKPFNLGFEDSESIMNYVQDTTKAIIKVGVIKLPHISNFTDFEPLVSDKEVELVFISKPGDILTCDVVVLPGSKRVVDDLEWLRERGFSTLLSSKEQKVVAICGGYEMMFEKILDPLAIESEQQEVSGFGRIKGEVIFAKEKIVKKGCYHLFGCMVDGYEIHNGVAKKRAKKRKSLYGTFVHGLFDSDEFRHKLFFNINQNYKGYNFIEYKERAIKEFSEHIELHVDLDFIQKELYK, from the coding sequence TTGATTAAACAAAATACTAAATTAAACTCACTTAGTATATTTGGCACAAGCTCTAACGCTGGGAAGTCTACACTTAGCTTTGCTATAACTTACCTACTTAATCATAGAGGCATAAAAGTTGCACCGTTTAAGGCTCAAAATGTTTCAAATAACTCTCAGGTTACTGATGATGGCGGAGAGATAGCAATTCCTCAGTTTTTTGCGGCGGAGGCTATTGGACTTAAGACAACTACGAACATGAACCCTATTTTGCTAAAGTCAGGCGGAAAATCTAGAGCACATGTAATAGTTAACGGTAAAAGTGTCGCAAACAAAGATGTGCTTGAGTATTATAGGGACATCAACATATTAAAGCCACATGTGAAAAAAGCATTTTTAAAACTCCAAGATGAGTATGAGTGTATAGTAGCAGAGGGAGCTGGAAGTCCTGTTGAGCTAAACTTAATGGATAAAGATTTATCTAACATCTATATTGCAAACACATTTAACACAAAAATAATTATAGTGGCTGACATTCAAAAAGGCGGAGTTTTTGCTTCCATCTATGGCGTCTATAAACTACTGCCTAAAAAATTAAGAAAGAATGTTATAGGTGTAATCGTAAACAAGTTTCAAGGAGATATGTCTCTTTTTGATGAGGGCAGAATTATCATAGAAAAAAAGTTTGGTATCAAAGTTTTAGGTGTTGTCCCGTTTAAGCCTTTTAACCTCGGTTTTGAAGACAGTGAATCTATTATGAACTATGTTCAAGATACTACAAAAGCGATTATAAAAGTTGGTGTTATAAAACTTCCACACATCAGCAATTTTACAGATTTTGAGCCTCTAGTATCAGACAAAGAGGTGGAGTTAGTTTTTATCTCAAAGCCTGGCGATATACTTACATGTGACGTTGTGGTTCTCCCTGGGAGCAAAAGAGTTGTGGATGATTTAGAGTGGCTAAGAGAGCGAGGGTTTTCTACACTTCTAAGCTCAAAAGAACAAAAAGTGGTTGCCATTTGCGGCGGTTACGAAATGATGTTTGAAAAGATTTTAGATCCGCTCGCGATAGAGTCAGAGCAACAAGAGGTCTCAGGTTTTGGACGTATAAAAGGTGAAGTAATATTTGCCAAAGAGAAAATAGTTAAAAAGGGTTGCTACCATCTTTTTGGGTGTATGGTTGACGGGTACGAGATACACAACGGGGTTGCAAAAAAAAGAGCAAAAAAGAGAAAGAGCCTCTATGGAACTTTTGTGCACGGGCTTTTTGATAGTGATGAGTTTCGCCATAAACTATTTTTTAATATAAATCAAAACTACAAGGGCTACAACTTTATAGAGTACAAAGAACGAGCCATTAAGGAGTTTTCAGAGCATATAGAGCTACATGTAGATTTGGATTTTATTCAAAAAGAGTTATATAAATAA
- a CDS encoding YcaO-like family protein, translating into MNLLSKNAPLEESIKKMRAVLADVGCETTFSQEKHPLEYCFSVNLTSVEAPNHIYSNGKGILSDASMASAFGEYIERLQTNNFFTDFYLPKRKYYPDEVAFEFGGEYLSDELNDIYNPDGELSDEDLVDFNSDYTDKIVTLPFIKHSNKERVYIPLNILNNLYVSNGLATGNTPLEAQVQALSEIYERYAKIEIIKNGYSLPAFPEEVVQTFERVHRDVTALREAGYIVEVLDASLGGEFPVTAISLINPKNSTLFVSFGAHPILEVCLERTMTELMQGRGLDNLDAFEVPTFDMSLVADSFNLESHFLDSNGKLGFNFLSSKKSFEYTPWSYKGNSSEDEYNFLLNILDKTGKEIYLREYDYLGFYSCQMIIPGMSEVYPIEDLVYNNKNRGKLLRDMVLNFAEYDAEDILDEIEQLEDTLNIEKYIGVIFKNNFTMGEFKAQMYLQLGSKESALELLEFGTNKLGHVVAELIRMDEEGLDYVDYKEALFNVFTKKRVQKAQHILEEDEALIDITLHNDYNNMLAMYDRLESKKQGMVL; encoded by the coding sequence ATGAACTTATTATCCAAAAACGCTCCACTTGAAGAGTCAATCAAAAAAATGAGAGCTGTCTTAGCAGATGTCGGGTGTGAGACCACATTTTCACAAGAGAAACATCCGCTTGAGTACTGCTTCTCTGTTAATCTAACTTCGGTTGAAGCACCTAACCATATCTACTCAAATGGAAAAGGGATACTCTCGGATGCTTCCATGGCAAGTGCTTTTGGTGAGTATATCGAGAGACTGCAGACAAATAACTTCTTTACAGACTTTTATCTTCCAAAGAGAAAATATTACCCGGATGAAGTGGCATTTGAATTTGGAGGAGAGTATCTAAGTGACGAGCTAAATGATATTTACAACCCCGATGGCGAACTAAGTGATGAAGATTTAGTTGATTTTAACAGCGACTACACAGACAAGATAGTAACCCTGCCATTTATAAAACACTCTAACAAAGAGAGGGTCTACATTCCTCTCAATATTTTAAACAACCTCTATGTGAGTAACGGTTTGGCAACAGGGAACACGCCGCTGGAGGCTCAAGTACAAGCCCTTAGTGAGATTTATGAGCGTTATGCAAAAATAGAGATTATTAAAAATGGGTATTCACTTCCAGCATTTCCGGAAGAAGTAGTACAAACATTCGAGAGAGTTCACAGAGATGTTACAGCACTTCGTGAGGCTGGATACATTGTAGAAGTTCTTGACGCATCACTCGGCGGTGAGTTTCCAGTTACTGCAATCTCTCTTATAAACCCAAAAAACTCTACCCTTTTTGTCTCCTTTGGAGCCCACCCGATTTTAGAGGTTTGCTTAGAGCGAACAATGACAGAGCTTATGCAAGGTCGCGGACTTGATAATCTTGATGCTTTTGAAGTTCCAACCTTTGACATGAGTTTAGTAGCCGACAGCTTCAACCTTGAGTCTCATTTTCTAGATTCAAACGGCAAACTGGGGTTTAATTTTTTAAGCTCTAAAAAAAGTTTTGAGTACACACCTTGGAGTTACAAAGGCAATTCAAGTGAGGATGAGTACAACTTTCTACTAAATATTTTAGATAAAACCGGCAAAGAGATTTACCTAAGAGAGTATGACTACCTTGGTTTTTACTCATGTCAGATGATAATTCCCGGCATGTCAGAAGTCTACCCGATAGAGGACTTGGTTTATAACAATAAAAACAGAGGCAAACTGCTTCGTGATATGGTTCTAAATTTTGCTGAGTATGACGCCGAAGATATTTTAGATGAGATTGAACAGCTTGAAGATACTCTAAACATTGAAAAATATATCGGTGTTATATTTAAAAACAACTTCACAATGGGAGAGTTCAAAGCGCAGATGTACCTACAGCTAGGAAGCAAAGAGAGCGCTCTTGAACTCTTAGAATTTGGGACAAACAAACTTGGACATGTAGTTGCCGAGCTGATTAGAATGGATGAAGAGGGGCTTGATTACGTGGACTACAAAGAGGCTCTTTTTAATGTTTTCACAAAAAAGAGAGTTCAAAAAGCTCAGCACATATTGGAAGAGGATGAAGCTCTAATAGATATAACACTTCATAACGATTACAATAACATGTTAGCGATGTACGACAGACTTGAGAGCAAAAAACAAGGAATGGTTTTATGA
- a CDS encoding FecCD family ABC transporter permease has translation MTKFILWLLLFGILILSPFIGAVSLHVENIFDPNHLSSTIFFDLRVPRVLFAFFAGVILSLSGLLFQTIFRNALMTPYTLGISSGAVLGAGIAIKLGLGSLLFGITAISLFGFLGAIFTLLLLIYLSQFLKSSHQESLLLLGIALSLFYTSALMIVFYLGDAMQNDMLIRYTMGSLSVIGWSHPITLGVIAFLLTAIIYMYRFELQLLAISDESASLKGVNTKKTTLILLIISSFGIGTLVSISGPIGFVGLIVPHIISKMYPSTINRRILKTAIFGGLFLVFCDTITRSLQTQSELPIGIVTALIGGPFFIYLIISKSKK, from the coding sequence ATGACTAAGTTTATTCTCTGGCTTCTGCTTTTTGGCATCTTAATCCTCTCCCCTTTTATAGGCGCAGTATCTCTACATGTAGAGAATATATTTGATCCTAATCATCTAAGTTCTACTATATTTTTTGACTTACGAGTGCCGAGAGTTTTGTTTGCATTTTTTGCTGGAGTTATCCTCTCTCTCAGCGGACTTTTGTTTCAAACTATTTTTCGTAATGCTCTTATGACTCCTTACACTTTAGGTATTTCAAGTGGTGCGGTGTTAGGCGCTGGAATTGCCATAAAACTAGGGCTTGGAAGCTTGTTGTTTGGTATAACAGCCATTAGTTTGTTTGGATTTTTAGGGGCTATATTTACACTTCTTCTGCTTATCTATCTCTCACAATTTTTAAAGAGTTCTCATCAAGAGTCGCTCCTTCTTTTAGGTATTGCCCTTTCTCTTTTTTACACCTCAGCTCTGATGATTGTTTTTTATCTTGGTGACGCTATGCAAAACGATATGCTTATTCGTTATACCATGGGTTCGCTCTCTGTTATAGGCTGGAGTCATCCTATTACTCTTGGAGTTATCGCCTTTTTACTCACAGCAATTATCTACATGTACCGCTTTGAGCTTCAGCTTTTAGCAATATCAGACGAGTCTGCCTCTCTTAAGGGTGTCAATACAAAAAAGACTACCCTTATACTTCTAATAATCTCCTCTTTTGGAATTGGCACGCTTGTTAGTATTAGCGGACCTATTGGTTTTGTGGGGCTTATAGTTCCTCATATTATCTCAAAAATGTACCCAAGCACAATAAACAGACGCATATTAAAAACGGCTATTTTTGGTGGACTTTTTTTAGTTTTTTGCGATACCATAACAAGAAGTTTACAGACTCAAAGTGAGCTACCAATCGGCATAGTTACAGCACTTATCGGCGGTCCGTTTTTTATATATTTGATTATTAGTAAAAGTAAAAAGTAA
- a CDS encoding ABC transporter ATP-binding protein, with product MIELKNLTCSYDSKLILDDINIKITNHLSILGANGSGKSTLAKAICNLIDFDGLVEVESTSIKEFSLLDKAKTISYIPAKLEVYDMFITVEEFVLLGRFAYKKSFFEYSAKDKNITKETFEFLKIEHLKEHTVSSLSSGEQQLVLVAQALAQQSKIIIFDEPTANLDPHNSKVIAEHIKGLKDYHQVILITHDLNLASYVESPVLFIKDAEAKLYEDGFFNNSTLEELYGVEFESLAVKYD from the coding sequence ATGATTGAGTTAAAAAACCTTACATGTAGCTATGACTCTAAACTAATTTTAGATGACATAAATATAAAAATCACTAATCATCTGAGTATTCTAGGAGCGAATGGCTCTGGCAAAAGCACTCTTGCAAAAGCAATATGCAATCTCATAGATTTTGATGGTTTAGTAGAGGTAGAGTCTACAAGCATAAAAGAGTTCTCACTTTTAGACAAAGCTAAAACCATCTCTTACATTCCTGCAAAACTTGAAGTTTATGACATGTTTATAACCGTAGAGGAGTTTGTTCTGCTTGGGCGATTTGCTTATAAAAAAAGCTTTTTTGAGTATTCTGCTAAAGACAAAAATATTACAAAAGAGACTTTTGAGTTTTTAAAAATAGAGCATCTAAAAGAGCACACCGTCAGCTCGCTCAGCTCAGGAGAACAGCAACTCGTCTTAGTGGCTCAGGCGCTTGCGCAACAGAGTAAGATTATCATCTTTGATGAGCCGACCGCAAACCTTGACCCGCATAACTCTAAAGTTATTGCCGAACATATTAAGGGGCTAAAAGATTACCATCAAGTCATACTTATTACACACGATTTAAACCTTGCTTCTTACGTAGAGAGTCCTGTTCTTTTTATAAAAGATGCAGAGGCGAAGCTATATGAAGATGGGTTTTTCAACAACTCCACTTTAGAAGAGTTATACGGAGTTGAGTTTGAGTCTTTGGCGGTTAAGTATGACTAA
- a CDS encoding ABC transporter substrate-binding protein, producing the protein MSIKTIFITLLFVLSLGANERIVSLSPSITEIVYALEKGDKLVATSDYSLYPEEAKKLPIIGGYSNPNIEKILSFSPTLVVGQEHNEATMQKLKYFKIKTLKLNLKTIESIKKSIKILSKEIASNYDTKLIADIDDAIKNAPKNKNPHSVMIVYGLHEDLRTGIYIAGHDIFFDDIISTCRNTNAYTSDTTSQPVLNYENLIALNPEQIIILYSKATDLHVDVQKALQAWHLLPTNASKNKRISIVDESYTHIPSHRVALTISRLCKEMND; encoded by the coding sequence GTGAGTATAAAAACAATATTTATTACACTGCTTTTTGTACTCTCTCTTGGTGCTAATGAGAGGATAGTCTCTCTTAGTCCATCAATAACTGAGATAGTTTATGCTCTTGAAAAAGGTGACAAACTTGTTGCTACGAGTGACTACTCTCTCTACCCGGAGGAGGCAAAAAAACTTCCGATTATTGGTGGTTACAGCAATCCAAATATAGAAAAGATTCTTTCTTTTTCACCTACTCTTGTTGTTGGTCAAGAGCATAATGAAGCTACGATGCAAAAGCTTAAATACTTTAAAATTAAAACACTAAAATTAAACCTAAAAACTATAGAGTCTATAAAAAAATCTATAAAAATTCTCTCTAAAGAGATTGCATCTAACTATGATACAAAACTAATTGCAGATATAGATGACGCCATAAAAAATGCACCTAAAAATAAAAACCCTCACAGCGTGATGATAGTTTACGGACTTCATGAAGACTTAAGAACGGGAATTTATATCGCTGGTCACGACATATTTTTTGACGATATAATTTCTACATGTAGAAATACAAACGCATACACAAGCGACACAACTTCCCAGCCTGTTTTAAATTATGAAAATTTAATTGCACTTAATCCCGAGCAGATAATAATACTTTATTCTAAAGCTACAGATCTACATGTAGATGTGCAAAAAGCTCTACAAGCTTGGCACTTACTTCCAACAAATGCTTCAAAAAACAAACGAATATCTATAGTTGATGAGAGCTATACACATATCCCTTCGCACAGGGTTGCTTTGACTATATCAAGGCTTTGCAAGGAGATGAATGATTGA
- a CDS encoding TonB-dependent receptor: MNKTIKLSLMVIALVSSLQAQENIIELKPLTITSTAIKTDELRATEAVEVYTAEDIEKANVQNVYEFLNQQTSVIATPGYGNQFMQKIDMRGYGIGNGYQNIVITINGRRMNNVDMVPQLLGSISPSSIEKIEIIKSSGIVVEGDGANAGVINITTKKNSDKEISLYAGTNGLVDASIYLGHNDEKLSLALSAELQKSDVIRDIDNSSPKDENKLSTGTFNLSYLATEQLELRLGFSATNTDVVYSGYLSKAQYEDNPKQEGGSTTIQEYNTHSIDLGLSYYVNDETSINIDTYTEKKESLYNYVTWSFLSAADYDYQSAKTNITYDTQNLRLKAGYDYCNSKRTTSSNEVTKDSNAGYIIGEYKLGSDSIKAGLRYEAIAFKSRGGDNQSDTLWGAELGYNKTITNDISLFVNYAHTYQSADLDRLFSYSTGAFTGYVKPSEADNFNIGFNYITKSNKFKATAYYIDLQNEIYYYSDPTFMNSRNTNIDKSHKYGLDLYNKWLITDKFDVVINYNYVQAVIDEEIENTDNYANNDLPGVSDHNIKATLEFLPNKNTTLAITQVYRSQAYSADDFNNNFSQKQDAYNSTNISASYTKDTWEVFAKINNLFNQKNGLWVQDDAIYPVNFTTTAIAGFKLKF, encoded by the coding sequence ATGAATAAAACAATCAAATTATCACTAATGGTTATTGCGTTAGTTAGTTCGCTTCAAGCACAAGAAAACATTATAGAGCTAAAGCCTCTTACTATTACATCAACTGCAATCAAAACAGATGAGTTGAGAGCAACTGAGGCGGTCGAGGTCTATACAGCAGAGGATATTGAAAAAGCGAATGTACAAAATGTTTATGAGTTTTTAAATCAACAAACATCTGTTATTGCAACTCCTGGCTACGGAAATCAATTTATGCAAAAAATAGATATGCGTGGTTATGGCATTGGCAATGGATACCAAAATATTGTAATAACAATAAATGGCAGAAGAATGAATAATGTAGATATGGTTCCACAACTTTTAGGCTCTATATCTCCATCTTCAATTGAGAAAATTGAGATTATAAAATCTTCTGGCATAGTCGTTGAAGGAGACGGTGCAAATGCTGGTGTTATCAATATCACTACGAAAAAAAATAGCGACAAAGAGATTTCACTTTATGCTGGAACCAATGGCTTAGTAGATGCTTCTATCTATCTTGGGCACAACGATGAGAAGTTATCACTCGCACTTAGTGCAGAACTTCAAAAAAGCGATGTTATTAGAGACATAGATAACAGTAGCCCAAAAGATGAAAATAAACTCTCAACTGGTACATTTAATCTAAGCTACTTAGCAACTGAGCAGTTAGAACTAAGACTTGGCTTCTCTGCTACTAATACTGATGTTGTTTACTCTGGTTATCTCTCTAAAGCTCAATATGAGGATAACCCTAAACAAGAGGGAGGCTCAACAACTATCCAAGAGTATAACACTCACTCTATTGACTTAGGTCTTAGCTACTACGTGAATGATGAAACTTCTATTAATATAGATACTTACACTGAGAAAAAAGAGTCTTTATATAATTATGTCACATGGAGCTTTTTATCAGCTGCCGACTATGACTACCAATCGGCTAAGACAAATATAACCTATGATACTCAAAACCTAAGGTTAAAGGCAGGTTATGACTACTGCAACAGCAAAAGGACTACTTCAAGTAATGAAGTTACAAAAGATAGCAATGCAGGGTATATTATAGGAGAGTACAAACTTGGTAGCGACTCCATTAAAGCTGGTCTTAGGTATGAGGCTATAGCATTTAAAAGCAGAGGCGGAGATAATCAGAGCGATACACTTTGGGGTGCTGAACTCGGATACAACAAAACTATCACTAATGATATATCTCTGTTTGTAAACTATGCTCACACTTATCAATCTGCCGATTTAGATAGACTTTTTAGTTACTCAACTGGTGCATTTACCGGCTATGTAAAACCATCTGAGGCAGATAATTTCAATATTGGGTTTAATTATATAACTAAGTCAAATAAGTTTAAAGCAACTGCCTACTATATAGATTTACAGAATGAAATATACTACTACTCTGATCCAACTTTTATGAATTCAAGAAATACAAATATAGATAAATCACACAAGTATGGTCTTGATTTGTATAACAAGTGGCTGATAACAGATAAGTTTGATGTGGTTATAAACTATAACTATGTTCAAGCTGTAATTGATGAAGAGATAGAAAATACTGATAACTACGCTAACAACGATTTACCTGGTGTTTCAGACCACAATATAAAAGCAACGCTTGAGTTTCTGCCAAACAAAAATACAACTCTTGCAATAACTCAAGTTTACCGTTCACAAGCTTACTCAGCAGATGATTTTAACAACAACTTTTCTCAAAAACAAGATGCTTACAACTCTACAAATATATCAGCATCTTATACCAAAGATACTTGGGAAGTTTTCGCTAAAATAAACAACTTGTTTAATCAAAAGAATGGTTTATGGGTACAAGATGATGCTATCTATCCTGTAAACTTCACAACAACTGCAATCGCAGGGTTTAAACTAAAATTCTAA
- a CDS encoding NFACT family protein, producing MKLSHLKQIITYLQKFQKISAIFRVSDSVIKVAFDRDDEIYFDMQRSNSKMFRCSSYARSKVYNAPFDVLLAKRFNRSNILHVELLNGDKIVRFKTSVASAYKEEITYLQFEFTGKYTNVIILDENDVVLEALRHVDLFSSFREVRVGQKLLDVPVAPFIAKEYPLDDVEQFLYDEYAQDIEEKLSSLKKQKVSFLNKKLKKLEKLYASLDDEAKLQAEVENCQHYGNLVLANMHNINPYQRVLHVDDYDGKSVEIELHKEFSSVSQMANSLFTRSKKAKQKVLHLYIEKESLSSKIEHIKLFIHTVQEAKDIAKIQLLFPKNVQAKKVKVNESIEVFWIEGYKVQLGKNEKGNVELLQNARAKDIWIHLKDRPSAHVIITTDKQNLPMHIIESAARLCVDFTTIQKDRFLVDYTPRREVTIQNGANVLYNKYKTIEIDTRSEL from the coding sequence ATGAAACTATCACATTTAAAACAGATAATTACCTATTTGCAAAAATTCCAAAAAATATCCGCAATCTTCAGAGTAAGCGACAGTGTCATTAAGGTTGCTTTTGACAGGGACGATGAAATCTACTTTGATATGCAGCGCTCAAACTCCAAAATGTTCAGATGCTCTTCTTATGCACGTTCAAAAGTTTACAATGCCCCGTTTGACGTACTTTTGGCAAAGCGATTTAACCGCTCAAATATTCTACATGTAGAGCTTTTAAACGGCGATAAAATAGTGAGGTTTAAAACCTCTGTGGCATCTGCATACAAAGAGGAGATTACCTATTTGCAGTTTGAGTTTACTGGAAAATATACTAATGTTATTATCTTGGATGAAAATGATGTTGTTCTTGAAGCACTTCGACATGTAGATTTGTTTTCATCTTTTCGAGAGGTTAGGGTAGGACAGAAACTTTTAGATGTCCCTGTTGCCCCTTTTATTGCAAAAGAGTATCCACTTGATGATGTAGAGCAGTTTTTATATGATGAGTATGCCCAAGATATTGAGGAGAAACTCTCCTCTCTCAAAAAGCAGAAAGTCTCATTTTTAAATAAAAAACTCAAAAAACTAGAGAAACTATATGCCTCGTTGGATGATGAAGCGAAACTTCAGGCAGAGGTTGAAAATTGCCAGCATTATGGAAATTTGGTTTTGGCAAATATGCATAATATTAATCCATATCAGAGAGTTCTACATGTAGATGATTATGACGGCAAAAGTGTTGAGATAGAGTTGCACAAAGAGTTCTCTTCAGTCTCTCAAATGGCAAACTCACTCTTTACAAGAAGTAAAAAAGCAAAACAGAAAGTTTTACATCTTTACATTGAAAAAGAGTCGCTCAGCTCAAAAATAGAGCATATAAAACTTTTTATTCACACAGTTCAAGAGGCAAAAGATATAGCAAAAATTCAGCTTCTGTTTCCAAAAAATGTACAAGCCAAAAAAGTAAAAGTAAACGAAAGTATTGAAGTTTTCTGGATAGAGGGGTATAAAGTCCAGCTTGGAAAAAATGAAAAAGGAAATGTAGAACTGCTACAAAATGCAAGAGCAAAAGATATTTGGATTCATCTCAAAGATAGACCATCTGCACATGTGATTATCACAACTGATAAGCAAAACCTCCCAATGCACATTATTGAGAGTGCCGCAAGACTCTGTGTTGATTTTACAACAATTCAAAAAGATAGATTTTTGGTCGATTATACTCCTAGAAGAGAAGTGACTATTCAAAACGGTGCTAACGTGCTTTACAATAAGTACAAAACCATAGAGATAGACACTAGAAGTGAATTGTAA